CCATATTACCCGGACCTTGAAGAATGCGATCACCAACAACCGCATTGCTCATGCCTACTTGTTTGTGGGCCCTCGCGGCACGGGAAAGACCACGACCGCGCGCATGTTCGCCAAGGCCCTCAACTGTGAGGAGGGGCCATCGATAACTCCCGACGACCAGTCCGATATTTGTAAGTCAATCATGGATGGGAGCTGCATGGACGTGATCGAGATCGATGGTGCTTCCAACAACTCGGTCGAGCAGATCCGCCAATTGCGGGAAGATTGCCAATACGCACCAGCCCAGTGCCCATTCAAGATCTACATCATTGATGAAGTGCACATGCTTTCGACTGGAGCCTTCAATGCACTCTTGAAAACACTGGAAGAGCCGCCTTCTCACGTAAAATTTCTTTTTGCCACCACAGAAGCTCACAAAATTCTGCCCACGATCGTAAGCCGCTGCCAGCGCTTTGAGTTTCGTCCTATTAGCGACGAGCAAATCTGCTCCAAGCTCAAGACAATCGCCGATGCGGAGAAGATCAGTATTGATGATGAAGCTTTGAAATCCGTCGCTCGCCTGGCCAATGGCGGTATGCGCGATGCTCAGTCGACTTTGGATCAGCTGATTTCCTTTTGTGGGGACTCCATCTCAGAGGCTGATGTGCTGGAAGTGTATGGATTGGCTTCTCAGGAGCAAATCCACGAGTTGGCCACACTGCTCGCTCAGGCCAACTATCCGTCTATTTTATCTACGGTCGAAAAATTGGCCGAAGGAGGCAAAGACCTCTACCGCATTTTGGTCGATCTTCAAAACTACCTTCGCGAAGTATTGGTGGATGGAATCAAGAGCGGTGGCAAAACATCGGCTCTAGGACCGCCCATTCAAATAGAAAGCATCATGCG
This genomic stretch from Opitutia bacterium ISCC 52 harbors:
- the dnaX gene encoding DNA polymerase III subunit gamma/tau — translated: MAQGYQVIARRWRPKQFDEIVGQDHITRTLKNAITNNRIAHAYLFVGPRGTGKTTTARMFAKALNCEEGPSITPDDQSDICKSIMDGSCMDVIEIDGASNNSVEQIRQLREDCQYAPAQCPFKIYIIDEVHMLSTGAFNALLKTLEEPPSHVKFLFATTEAHKILPTIVSRCQRFEFRPISDEQICSKLKTIADAEKISIDDEALKSVARLANGGMRDAQSTLDQLISFCGDSISEADVLEVYGLASQEQIHELATLLAQANYPSILSTVEKLAEGGKDLYRILVDLQNYLREVLVDGIKSGGKTSALGPPIQIESIMRMNDALHRGEAGVKMGLSQTVNFEVTLLRAVEESRTRAIDSLIKELSAIAQDAPETSGQKKNN